A genomic region of Pogona vitticeps strain Pit_001003342236 chromosome 15, PviZW2.1, whole genome shotgun sequence contains the following coding sequences:
- the PRCC gene encoding proline-rich protein PRCC isoform X2, translating into MSLVAYASSEEESEAESDSAEEEEEEEEEEEEEEEEGGSEEEELEEGGGGGSEAGEGAWTERRARGLFSALPPPKASPGLSRLPPPPPPKASFPPGPSSPAAAPAEPGRAARPKKRAQPVRIAAPQLHSSESDSEEEEPAKKQPAAQGHSEGSSLSALLPQPKNLTVKETNRPLLPYVFSRKAAENSAGAKGPASSSSSASLKKPLLQPASAAAVTTTPSPSAIKAAAKSAALQVTKQITQEENDSDEEVAPENYFSLPERREPPALTPPSYVFPGPTVPDDLPPGTEPEGQDVAGANAPLEFKTGAHPASHGWAPKPGEDYSSRPFAAPYPGYGGAGGPAAYFQDYYSSGYYQQTEPALGPLQEVSPAADAAASSSSSSSSSSSSSFMDDEAFKRLQGKRNRGREEVNFVEIKGDDQLSGAQQWLTKSLTEEQNMKSFSKKKGEQPTGQQRRKHQITYLIHQAKERELELKNTWAENKLSRRQTQAKYGF; encoded by the exons ATGTCACTCGTGGCCTACGCTAGCAGTGAGGAGGAGTCGGAGGCGGAAAGTGACtcagccgaggaggaggaggaggaggaggaagaagaagaagaagaagaagaggagggtggcagcgaagaagaagaattagaagaggggggaggaggagggtcgGAGGCGGGCGAGGGAGCCTGGACGGAGCGCCGGGCCCGGGGCCTTTTCTCGGCCTTGCCGCCGCCCAAGGCCAGCCCGGGGCTCTCtcggctgccgccgccgccgccgcccaagGCCAGTTTTCCCCCCGGGCCCTCCTCGCCCGCCGCTGCCCCCGCCGAGCCCGGGCGGGCCGCCAGGCCCAAGAAGCGGGCGCAGCCCGTCCGCATCGCCGCCCCGCAGCTCCACTCGTCGGAG tCAGATTCCGAAGAAGAGGAGCCGGCCAAGAAGCAACCTGCCGCCCAG GGCCACAGCGAGGGCAGCAGCCTGTCGGCGCTGCTTCCCCAGCCGAAGAACCTGACGGTGAAGGAGACCAACCGGCCGCTCCTGCCCTACGTCTTTTCCCGGAAAGCGGCTGAGAACTCTGCTGGGGCCAAAGGTccggcctcctcctcttcctcagcctCTCTCAAGAAGCCGCTGCTCCAGCCGgcctctgctgctgctgtcaccaccaccccttccccGTCGGCCATCAAGGCGGCGGCCAAAAGTGCCGCCCTGCAGGTGACCAAGCAGATCACGCAGGAGGAGAACGACAGCGACGAGGAGGTGGCCCCCGAGAACTATTTCTCCCTCCCCGAGCGGAGGGAGCCCCCTGCCCTCACCCCGCCGTCCTATGTCTTCCCGGGCCCCACAGTGCCCGACGATCTGCCCCCAGGAACGGAGCCGGAAGGCCAGGATGTGGCTGGCGCTAATGCCCCACTGGAGTTCAAGACAGGCGCCCATCCCGCCTCCCACGGCTGGGCCCCGAAGCCAGGTGAAGACTACAGCAGCAGGCCCTTCGCGGCCCCCTATCCCGGTTACGGCGGTGCTGGTGGCCCGGCGGCCTACTTTCAG GACTACTACAGCAGCGGCTACTACCAGCAGACGGAGCCGGCCCTGGGGCCACTACAGGAAGTGAGCCCTGCCGCCgatgctgccgcctcctcctcctcttcttcctcctcttcctcctcctcctccttcatggatGATGAAGCG TTCAAGCGCCTGCAAGGGAAGCGCAACCGGGGGCGGGAGGAGGTCAACTTTGTGGAGATCAAGGGGGACGACCAGCTGAGCGGCGCCCAGCAGTGGCTGACCAAGTCCCTGACGGAGGAGCAGAACATGAAGTCCTTCAGCAAG AAAAAAGGGGAGCAGCCGACGGGGCAGCAGCGGAGGAAGCACCAGATCACCTACCTGATCCACCAG GCGAAAGAACGTGAGCTGGAGCTGAAGAACACGTGGGCTGAGAACAAGCTGAGTCGGCGGCAGACGCAGGCCAAGTACGGATTCTAG
- the PRCC gene encoding proline-rich protein PRCC isoform X1, translating into MSLVAYASSEEESEAESDSAEEEEEEEEEEEEEEEEGGSEEEELEEGGGGGSEAGEGAWTERRARGLFSALPPPKASPGLSRLPPPPPPKASFPPGPSSPAAAPAEPGRAARPKKRAQPVRIAAPQLHSSESDSEEEEPAKKQPAAQGHSEGSSLSALLPQPKNLTVKETNRPLLPYVFSRKAAENSAGAKGPASSSSSASLKKPLLQPASAAAVTTTPSPSAIKAAAKSAALQVTKQITQEENDSDEEVAPENYFSLPERREPPALTPPSYVFPGPTVPDDLPPGTEPEGQDVAGANAPLEFKTGAHPASHGWAPKPGEDYSSRPFAAPYPGYGGAGGPAAYFQQDYYSSGYYQQTEPALGPLQEVSPAADAAASSSSSSSSSSSSSFMDDEAFKRLQGKRNRGREEVNFVEIKGDDQLSGAQQWLTKSLTEEQNMKSFSKKKGEQPTGQQRRKHQITYLIHQAKERELELKNTWAENKLSRRQTQAKYGF; encoded by the exons ATGTCACTCGTGGCCTACGCTAGCAGTGAGGAGGAGTCGGAGGCGGAAAGTGACtcagccgaggaggaggaggaggaggaggaagaagaagaagaagaagaagaggagggtggcagcgaagaagaagaattagaagaggggggaggaggagggtcgGAGGCGGGCGAGGGAGCCTGGACGGAGCGCCGGGCCCGGGGCCTTTTCTCGGCCTTGCCGCCGCCCAAGGCCAGCCCGGGGCTCTCtcggctgccgccgccgccgccgcccaagGCCAGTTTTCCCCCCGGGCCCTCCTCGCCCGCCGCTGCCCCCGCCGAGCCCGGGCGGGCCGCCAGGCCCAAGAAGCGGGCGCAGCCCGTCCGCATCGCCGCCCCGCAGCTCCACTCGTCGGAG tCAGATTCCGAAGAAGAGGAGCCGGCCAAGAAGCAACCTGCCGCCCAG GGCCACAGCGAGGGCAGCAGCCTGTCGGCGCTGCTTCCCCAGCCGAAGAACCTGACGGTGAAGGAGACCAACCGGCCGCTCCTGCCCTACGTCTTTTCCCGGAAAGCGGCTGAGAACTCTGCTGGGGCCAAAGGTccggcctcctcctcttcctcagcctCTCTCAAGAAGCCGCTGCTCCAGCCGgcctctgctgctgctgtcaccaccaccccttccccGTCGGCCATCAAGGCGGCGGCCAAAAGTGCCGCCCTGCAGGTGACCAAGCAGATCACGCAGGAGGAGAACGACAGCGACGAGGAGGTGGCCCCCGAGAACTATTTCTCCCTCCCCGAGCGGAGGGAGCCCCCTGCCCTCACCCCGCCGTCCTATGTCTTCCCGGGCCCCACAGTGCCCGACGATCTGCCCCCAGGAACGGAGCCGGAAGGCCAGGATGTGGCTGGCGCTAATGCCCCACTGGAGTTCAAGACAGGCGCCCATCCCGCCTCCCACGGCTGGGCCCCGAAGCCAGGTGAAGACTACAGCAGCAGGCCCTTCGCGGCCCCCTATCCCGGTTACGGCGGTGCTGGTGGCCCGGCGGCCTACTTTCAG CAGGACTACTACAGCAGCGGCTACTACCAGCAGACGGAGCCGGCCCTGGGGCCACTACAGGAAGTGAGCCCTGCCGCCgatgctgccgcctcctcctcctcttcttcctcctcttcctcctcctcctccttcatggatGATGAAGCG TTCAAGCGCCTGCAAGGGAAGCGCAACCGGGGGCGGGAGGAGGTCAACTTTGTGGAGATCAAGGGGGACGACCAGCTGAGCGGCGCCCAGCAGTGGCTGACCAAGTCCCTGACGGAGGAGCAGAACATGAAGTCCTTCAGCAAG AAAAAAGGGGAGCAGCCGACGGGGCAGCAGCGGAGGAAGCACCAGATCACCTACCTGATCCACCAG GCGAAAGAACGTGAGCTGGAGCTGAAGAACACGTGGGCTGAGAACAAGCTGAGTCGGCGGCAGACGCAGGCCAAGTACGGATTCTAG
- the LOC110081510 gene encoding death-associated protein kinase 2 isoform X1, whose amino-acid sequence MFCFSFPTETAEAFFWRLPGARTLCARLLWDGGRTPSEAPGAPRPTGQCVGVLCAEELPPASGNLDGVVFKPMAQEGGIKLPTSKEAGESPPGDPQEEDGEDEVFVPSSEDGPGPKPRPAPIPLSSSVEELYELLEQLGSGHFGVVRRCQERSTGAFYAAKSVKVRRRKGSRLGLDRQQVEREVGILRQLRHPNIMRLHDLFASTAEMVLILELIHGGELFDFIAEKETLTEEEAVPFLKQILLGVSYMHSCRIAHFDLKPENIMLFQKDVPHPTIKIIDFGLAQKLEEGVTFKSLCGTPQYIAPEVVHYEALSTATDMWRVPLRPLSRAEAVPAVAQHPRVFLPRSVGVITYILLSGMSPFQGETDAETLANVVSGNYEFEEKYFSQTSAMAKDFIRQLLLKEPGDRMTASECLVHSWIKPLSRKQATHRSRSSINMKNFRRFNARRKWKLSFHMVSACSRLCQQRRKEEEENLRDCESDQEETSGSPVALLRRRRSISS is encoded by the exons atgttttgtttttcttttccaacagAAACAGCCGAGGCGTTTTTTTGGCGACTCCCAGGCGCCCGCACTCTCTGCGCCCGCCTTCTTTGGGACGGCGGCCGAACGCCATCCGAGGCTCCGGGTGCTCCGAGGCCCACGGGCCAGTGCGTGGGCGTTCTCTGTGCTGAGGAGTTGCCTCCGGCTTCTGGCAACCTTGACGGagtggttttcaag CCAATGGCCCAAGAGGGGGGGATCAAGCTGCCCACCAGCAAGGAGGCCGGCGAGAGTCCCCCAGGAGACCCCCAG gaggaggacggGGAGGATGAGGTGTTTGTCCCCAGCAGCGAGGACGGTCCTGGGCCCAAGCCCCGCCCGGCCCCGATCCCTCTGAGCAGCAGCGTGGAGGAGCTGTATGAGCTGCTGGAGCAGCTGGGCAG CGGGCACTTTGGGGTGGTGAGGCGCTGCCAGGAGCGGAGCACGGGCGCTTTCTATGCTGCCAAGTCGGTGAAGGTGCGCCGCCGGAAAGGCAGCCGGCTGGGCCTGGACCGCCAGCAGGTGGAGCGGGAGGTCGGGATCCTGCGGCAGCTGCGCCACCCGAACATCATGCGCCTCCACGACCTCTTCGCCAGCACCGCCGAGATGGTCCTGATCCTGGAGCT CATCCACGGGGGCGAACTGTTTGACTTCATTGCGGAGAAGGAGACGCTGACGGAGGAAGAAGCCGTTCCGTTCCTGAAGCAGATTTTGCTGGGCGTCTCGTACATGCACTCCTGCCGCATTGCTCACTTCGACCTCAAG CCCGAGAACATCATGCTGTTCCAGAAGGacgtcccccaccccaccatcaAGATCATCGACTTCGGCCTGGCACAGAAACTCGAGGAGGGGGTCACGTTCAAAAGTTTGTGTGGGACCCCGCAGTACATTG ctCCTGAAGTGGTCCACTACGAGGCCCTGAGCACAGCCACGGACATGTG GCGGGTGCCCCTTCGGCCCCTAAGCAGAGCGGAGGCCGTCCCGGCAGTGGCTCAGCATCCTCGTGTCTTTCTCCCTAGGAGCGTCGGCGTCATCACGTACATCCT GCTGAGCGGCATGTCCCCTTTCCAGGGGGAGACGGATGCCGAGACCCTTGCCAACGTCGTCTCCGGAAACTACGAGTTCGAGGAGAAATACTTCAGCCAGACGTCGGCGATGGCCAAGGACTTCATCCGGCAGCTTCTGCTGAAGGAGCCAGG ggacCGAATGACGGCCAGCGAGTGCCTCGTCCACTCGTGGATCAAG CCCTTGAGCCGCAAGCAGGCCACCCACCGCAGCCGCTCCTCCATCAACATGAAGAACTTCCGCAGGTTCAACGCGCGCCGaaagtggaag CTCTCCTTCCACATGGTCTCCGCCTGCAGCCGCCTGTGCcagcagaggaggaaggaggaagaggaaaacctG CGGGACTGTGAGAGTGACCAGGAGGAGACGTCCGGAAGCCCCGTGGCCCTGCTCCGCAGGCGGAGAAGCATCTCTtcctga
- the LOC110081510 gene encoding uncharacterized protein LOC110081510 isoform X4, with amino-acid sequence MFCFSFPTETAEAFFWRLPGARTLCARLLWDGGRTPSEAPGAPRPTGQCVGVLCAEELPPASGNLDGVVFKPMAQEGGIKLPTSKEAGESPPGDPQEEDGEDEVFVPSSEDGPGPKPRPAPIPLSSSVEELYELLEQLGSGHFGVVRRCQERSTGAFYAAKSVKVRRRKGSRLGLDRQQVEREVGILRQLRHPNIMRLHDLFASTAEMVLILELIHGGELFDFIAEKETLTEEEAVPFLKQILLGVSYMHSCRIAHFDLKPENIMLFQKDVPHPTIKIIDFGLAQKLEEGVTFKSLCGTPQYIGASASSRTSWGDGCRDPCQRRLRKLRVRGEILQPDVGDGQGLHPAASAEGARGPNDGQRVPRPLVDQALEPQAGHPPQPLLHQHEELPQVQRAPKVEALLPHGLRLQPPVPAEEEGGRGKPAGL; translated from the exons atgttttgtttttcttttccaacagAAACAGCCGAGGCGTTTTTTTGGCGACTCCCAGGCGCCCGCACTCTCTGCGCCCGCCTTCTTTGGGACGGCGGCCGAACGCCATCCGAGGCTCCGGGTGCTCCGAGGCCCACGGGCCAGTGCGTGGGCGTTCTCTGTGCTGAGGAGTTGCCTCCGGCTTCTGGCAACCTTGACGGagtggttttcaag CCAATGGCCCAAGAGGGGGGGATCAAGCTGCCCACCAGCAAGGAGGCCGGCGAGAGTCCCCCAGGAGACCCCCAG gaggaggacggGGAGGATGAGGTGTTTGTCCCCAGCAGCGAGGACGGTCCTGGGCCCAAGCCCCGCCCGGCCCCGATCCCTCTGAGCAGCAGCGTGGAGGAGCTGTATGAGCTGCTGGAGCAGCTGGGCAG CGGGCACTTTGGGGTGGTGAGGCGCTGCCAGGAGCGGAGCACGGGCGCTTTCTATGCTGCCAAGTCGGTGAAGGTGCGCCGCCGGAAAGGCAGCCGGCTGGGCCTGGACCGCCAGCAGGTGGAGCGGGAGGTCGGGATCCTGCGGCAGCTGCGCCACCCGAACATCATGCGCCTCCACGACCTCTTCGCCAGCACCGCCGAGATGGTCCTGATCCTGGAGCT CATCCACGGGGGCGAACTGTTTGACTTCATTGCGGAGAAGGAGACGCTGACGGAGGAAGAAGCCGTTCCGTTCCTGAAGCAGATTTTGCTGGGCGTCTCGTACATGCACTCCTGCCGCATTGCTCACTTCGACCTCAAG CCCGAGAACATCATGCTGTTCCAGAAGGacgtcccccaccccaccatcaAGATCATCGACTTCGGCCTGGCACAGAAACTCGAGGAGGGGGTCACGTTCAAAAGTTTGTGTGGGACCCCGCAGTACATTG GAGCGTCGGCGTCATCACGTACATCCT GGGGAGACGGATGCCGAGACCCTTGCCAACGTCGTCTCCGGAAACTACGAGTTCGAGGAGAAATACTTCAGCCAGACGTCGGCGATGGCCAAGGACTTCATCCGGCAGCTTCTGCTGAAGGAGCCAGG ggacCGAATGACGGCCAGCGAGTGCCTCGTCCACTCGTGGATCAAG CCCTTGAGCCGCAAGCAGGCCACCCACCGCAGCCGCTCCTCCATCAACATGAAGAACTTCCGCAGGTTCAACGCGCGCCGaaagtggaag CTCTCCTTCCACATGGTCTCCGCCTGCAGCCGCCTGTGCcagcagaggaggaaggaggaagaggaaaacctG CGGGACTGTGA
- the LOC110081510 gene encoding death-associated protein kinase 2 isoform X2, which yields MFCFSFPTETAEAFFWRLPGARTLCARLLWDGGRTPSEAPGAPRPTGQCVGVLCAEELPPASGNLDGVVFKPMAQEGGIKLPTSKEAGESPPGDPQEEDGEDEVFVPSSEDGPGPKPRPAPIPLSSSVEELYELLEQLGSGHFGVVRRCQERSTGAFYAAKSVKVRRRKGSRLGLDRQQVEREVGILRQLRHPNIMRLHDLFASTAEMVLILELIHGGELFDFIAEKETLTEEEAVPFLKQILLGVSYMHSCRIAHFDLKPENIMLFQKDVPHPTIKIIDFGLAQKLEEGVTFKSLCGTPQYIAPEVVHYEALSTATDMWSVGVITYILLSGMSPFQGETDAETLANVVSGNYEFEEKYFSQTSAMAKDFIRQLLLKEPGDRMTASECLVHSWIKPLSRKQATHRSRSSINMKNFRRFNARRKWKLSFHMVSACSRLCQQRRKEEEENLRDCESDQEETSGSPVALLRRRRSISS from the exons atgttttgtttttcttttccaacagAAACAGCCGAGGCGTTTTTTTGGCGACTCCCAGGCGCCCGCACTCTCTGCGCCCGCCTTCTTTGGGACGGCGGCCGAACGCCATCCGAGGCTCCGGGTGCTCCGAGGCCCACGGGCCAGTGCGTGGGCGTTCTCTGTGCTGAGGAGTTGCCTCCGGCTTCTGGCAACCTTGACGGagtggttttcaag CCAATGGCCCAAGAGGGGGGGATCAAGCTGCCCACCAGCAAGGAGGCCGGCGAGAGTCCCCCAGGAGACCCCCAG gaggaggacggGGAGGATGAGGTGTTTGTCCCCAGCAGCGAGGACGGTCCTGGGCCCAAGCCCCGCCCGGCCCCGATCCCTCTGAGCAGCAGCGTGGAGGAGCTGTATGAGCTGCTGGAGCAGCTGGGCAG CGGGCACTTTGGGGTGGTGAGGCGCTGCCAGGAGCGGAGCACGGGCGCTTTCTATGCTGCCAAGTCGGTGAAGGTGCGCCGCCGGAAAGGCAGCCGGCTGGGCCTGGACCGCCAGCAGGTGGAGCGGGAGGTCGGGATCCTGCGGCAGCTGCGCCACCCGAACATCATGCGCCTCCACGACCTCTTCGCCAGCACCGCCGAGATGGTCCTGATCCTGGAGCT CATCCACGGGGGCGAACTGTTTGACTTCATTGCGGAGAAGGAGACGCTGACGGAGGAAGAAGCCGTTCCGTTCCTGAAGCAGATTTTGCTGGGCGTCTCGTACATGCACTCCTGCCGCATTGCTCACTTCGACCTCAAG CCCGAGAACATCATGCTGTTCCAGAAGGacgtcccccaccccaccatcaAGATCATCGACTTCGGCCTGGCACAGAAACTCGAGGAGGGGGTCACGTTCAAAAGTTTGTGTGGGACCCCGCAGTACATTG ctCCTGAAGTGGTCCACTACGAGGCCCTGAGCACAGCCACGGACATGTG GAGCGTCGGCGTCATCACGTACATCCT GCTGAGCGGCATGTCCCCTTTCCAGGGGGAGACGGATGCCGAGACCCTTGCCAACGTCGTCTCCGGAAACTACGAGTTCGAGGAGAAATACTTCAGCCAGACGTCGGCGATGGCCAAGGACTTCATCCGGCAGCTTCTGCTGAAGGAGCCAGG ggacCGAATGACGGCCAGCGAGTGCCTCGTCCACTCGTGGATCAAG CCCTTGAGCCGCAAGCAGGCCACCCACCGCAGCCGCTCCTCCATCAACATGAAGAACTTCCGCAGGTTCAACGCGCGCCGaaagtggaag CTCTCCTTCCACATGGTCTCCGCCTGCAGCCGCCTGTGCcagcagaggaggaaggaggaagaggaaaacctG CGGGACTGTGAGAGTGACCAGGAGGAGACGTCCGGAAGCCCCGTGGCCCTGCTCCGCAGGCGGAGAAGCATCTCTtcctga
- the LOC110081510 gene encoding death-associated protein kinase 2 isoform X3: MAQEGGIKLPTSKEAGESPPGDPQEEDGEDEVFVPSSEDGPGPKPRPAPIPLSSSVEELYELLEQLGSGHFGVVRRCQERSTGAFYAAKSVKVRRRKGSRLGLDRQQVEREVGILRQLRHPNIMRLHDLFASTAEMVLILELIHGGELFDFIAEKETLTEEEAVPFLKQILLGVSYMHSCRIAHFDLKPENIMLFQKDVPHPTIKIIDFGLAQKLEEGVTFKSLCGTPQYIAPEVVHYEALSTATDMWRVPLRPLSRAEAVPAVAQHPRVFLPRSVGVITYILLSGMSPFQGETDAETLANVVSGNYEFEEKYFSQTSAMAKDFIRQLLLKEPGDRMTASECLVHSWIKPLSRKQATHRSRSSINMKNFRRFNARRKWKLSFHMVSACSRLCQQRRKEEEENLRDCESDQEETSGSPVALLRRRRSISS, translated from the exons ATGGCCCAAGAGGGGGGGATCAAGCTGCCCACCAGCAAGGAGGCCGGCGAGAGTCCCCCAGGAGACCCCCAG gaggaggacggGGAGGATGAGGTGTTTGTCCCCAGCAGCGAGGACGGTCCTGGGCCCAAGCCCCGCCCGGCCCCGATCCCTCTGAGCAGCAGCGTGGAGGAGCTGTATGAGCTGCTGGAGCAGCTGGGCAG CGGGCACTTTGGGGTGGTGAGGCGCTGCCAGGAGCGGAGCACGGGCGCTTTCTATGCTGCCAAGTCGGTGAAGGTGCGCCGCCGGAAAGGCAGCCGGCTGGGCCTGGACCGCCAGCAGGTGGAGCGGGAGGTCGGGATCCTGCGGCAGCTGCGCCACCCGAACATCATGCGCCTCCACGACCTCTTCGCCAGCACCGCCGAGATGGTCCTGATCCTGGAGCT CATCCACGGGGGCGAACTGTTTGACTTCATTGCGGAGAAGGAGACGCTGACGGAGGAAGAAGCCGTTCCGTTCCTGAAGCAGATTTTGCTGGGCGTCTCGTACATGCACTCCTGCCGCATTGCTCACTTCGACCTCAAG CCCGAGAACATCATGCTGTTCCAGAAGGacgtcccccaccccaccatcaAGATCATCGACTTCGGCCTGGCACAGAAACTCGAGGAGGGGGTCACGTTCAAAAGTTTGTGTGGGACCCCGCAGTACATTG ctCCTGAAGTGGTCCACTACGAGGCCCTGAGCACAGCCACGGACATGTG GCGGGTGCCCCTTCGGCCCCTAAGCAGAGCGGAGGCCGTCCCGGCAGTGGCTCAGCATCCTCGTGTCTTTCTCCCTAGGAGCGTCGGCGTCATCACGTACATCCT GCTGAGCGGCATGTCCCCTTTCCAGGGGGAGACGGATGCCGAGACCCTTGCCAACGTCGTCTCCGGAAACTACGAGTTCGAGGAGAAATACTTCAGCCAGACGTCGGCGATGGCCAAGGACTTCATCCGGCAGCTTCTGCTGAAGGAGCCAGG ggacCGAATGACGGCCAGCGAGTGCCTCGTCCACTCGTGGATCAAG CCCTTGAGCCGCAAGCAGGCCACCCACCGCAGCCGCTCCTCCATCAACATGAAGAACTTCCGCAGGTTCAACGCGCGCCGaaagtggaag CTCTCCTTCCACATGGTCTCCGCCTGCAGCCGCCTGTGCcagcagaggaggaaggaggaagaggaaaacctG CGGGACTGTGAGAGTGACCAGGAGGAGACGTCCGGAAGCCCCGTGGCCCTGCTCCGCAGGCGGAGAAGCATCTCTtcctga